The Accipiter gentilis chromosome Z, bAccGen1.1, whole genome shotgun sequence DNA window cctcccctcccttagtcgccgcgcgcgcgcgccggCCGCAGGCTGCCCTCGCGCCGCTCGCCCGCCCCCCCGATTGGCCCGTGCCCTCGCGCCGCCGGGtgagagacccccccccccccttccccccgcttCCTCCACGCGCCGCCTCAGTCTCCCCCGGAGGCTCGGGGGAGACGGACGGGGAACGGGGAGCTGCCGCTACCGCGTTTCTGTCAGGGAGGGCCCGGGCCTTTTGGGCCTGGCTTTTGGGCCTGGCGGGCGAGCGGGGAGGGGTCCCCGACAGCCTCCGgttccccgcttccttctccacgCTGGGTGGTGGCCGGCGTTACCGGGAGTTGTAGTCCTCGGGTACCGCCTGGGGCCTGGAGGGAGCGGGGTGGTGGTGTTGTGGGGGAACTACAACTCCCAGCGGCCCCCGTGAGGGAGGAGGGTAGGGGGGGAGGCCCTGAGGGGTGCGTCTGGGGGGCTGGAGAGGCCTGGGGCTTcgtggagggcgggggggggggcttggggcttcgggagggggggtgggagaggcCTGAGGTTTCGTGGAGGGGCTTGGGGGGAACGTGTttgggggggcggcggggctggtGCACTTGGTGTCCCTATCGAGGCCTGTCGCTCCTTGCAGGGGGAGCAAAGACGCGGCTTTGCTgtttggggggggctgaggggaaaagctggggaaggggctgctccccccctcctgccaccagccccTCTGGGGGGTGGGGCGCAGCTTCTGTGCCCTGCAGTGGAGCTCCCCCTACAATGGGGGAAgagctgttggggggggggcactgctGTGAAGGGGGTCACCCCGTGCCCCAGCAGTGAAATCCGTGACTCTTGGGGAGCAGTTAATGGGGcagatggggcacccacaacctgACCTCATTGAGGCTGGAGGCAGAGGGGGGGGTTTCAATCAGCCTTTCATCACCTGGGGGTTTGTgttgagtttttcttttcttatttaactaattttaaataaaaaccaaaagccaCCCAGCAGCTGATGTCAGCGGggaaggggacacacacacacacacacccccacacacaacCCCATGGTGCAAAGGCTTTAACAAACCCCCCCGCCTTTGTTAGGCTGTTCCCCGACTTCCTTCTTGTTTATTGATattattctttttctccctcagttCTCGACGGGGAGCTCGTAATAAAAGGGGCTGCATCATCCTCACACTCGGCAGGTAGCTcctttaacccccccccccgcccctgcaaactggggggggggtgggtcaaACGAAGTTTTTGGGGTGCAACAGCGCTCTGAAAGCTAGGAGAGAAGCTGGAGACGGGGGGCCTTAAAGACAGCCCCCCAGGCCACCCCTGTGTTTTCCAGAGCTGCCTCCTCAGGGAGCAAATCAGCATGGGGAACTTGGAGAGTGCTGAGCGAAGGCAGCACGCCTCTTTTTGAGGTTAAACCGCGGGGGTTTGGGTATACCACAGGTCTGATTTGGCTGCGAAATGCTGCTGGCAGCGAGCAGGGGGGGCCCtgtagttgtattttttttgagggggggccCACGGTGTTTTCTACTGGGACTTGGTGGATGTTAATAGATAATTATAAATtcaagtctttatttttattaagtttaaaCTTAGTTCTGGCTTCCAAATTCCCCTCGGAAAAGATATTCCGctggaattattttctttaaatcaggGCAGGGAATAACCAGAAACCCCTTCAAAAAACCCAGAGCTCCCCCAAAAACCAGCCAGGGTTTCTCTGAACTCACACCACACCCCCCCAACCCAAGCATGCTGAAGCGAAACTGCCACAGGATTATTCCCTTTGTCCCTGGTATAAATAGGATTTGTTTGAGCTGGGGGGGGCGGAACTGTACAGATCCCGAAAGGtgggatttatttttcctcatataGTGAAAAAATGGGTTAATTTGGCAAGATTTTGGCATGGGAAGGGGGGGCAAACCTGCACAGGTGCCACGTTGGCAGGAGCTTCAGCTTTGCCCAGCTCCGttggggaaataataataataaaaaataaaacccctcccCGAGCGTTGCGAAGCCTCCTCCTGCCAAGGTCGGGGCAGCAATTAAACGCAGGGAAACGATCGGGATATTATGCAAATGAGCTTGGGGCAGCAttgaggggggtgggggttggggcaCCCCAAATTTCCAGGCCGTGCTTTCAGTGCTGCAGTCCCGGTACCTGTTCCTAATTTTCACACACCCCCTGCCCCTCCACCTCACCAAAATGCTGCTGCGAAACCTTCCCGCAGGTTATCAAAGgcgtatttttattttctttttaattaaatcccCGTCGTCAAACTTGCCTCGTCCTGACCTATTTGCGAGGCCGAGTCGGGGCTGTTTGCTAACGAGGCGCTGCTAATGAGGATACGCTGACGGGCTTCTCTTGAGACCTGCATCCTTGCCACTGCGTGAGGGGCCTTTTCAGTTTATTTAGGAGtcgaggagggggggggtcccggggcgaCGACCTGCCTTCACctaccccctcccccacccccccccccccccattaatttCATCACTGAAAAGCCCACTTTGCCTTAATTTTTGGCCAGTAACAAGGCTGCCATTACTTCCCACTCACAGGTTCCAATGCTGCTTGGCTTTTTTGGGCGGCAGGATGGGCTTttgttttttggaggggggggggggcacaagctCGGCATGGATTTGGCTCCACTTCCCCGCCTGGCTTCTGCAGGTTGGTGCTTGCTGCTTGGGCGAGCAGCTCCGCTCAGCTCACTTTGCCTGCTGCTTTTATCTGCGTTTGCTTTtgagggttggttttggggtttatttatcaggtttgggcttttttagcAGCTTGTATTCACATTTAAAACCTCTCGCAGCAACACGATCACCATTCTTGTCTCCCTAACCCTTCCCCAGCTTCCGCATTGCCCCTTCATTCCTCTTCCTTCTGGTTTTTGAGCTCCCTGGAGCTTTTTTGAGGAGCAGAAATCCCAAATCCCTTGGAAATCCCAAGAACAGGGCGGCGGTTGAGGCCCTTGAGGTGTGACCCCATTTTTTAACAGTGTTCCGTGCTTCGGGAAGTTGTGCGGGTCAATCGCACCGGCGTGAGCCCACCCCTTCCCTAGGTGAAACTTTAaaccatttctttatttttctttttaatccagaGTTCCTCGTCAAACTTGGACCCAAGGGACGCCAGGAGCGCCGTAGGAGACCCCTCTTCCCAACCTCCACCCTGGTAAGGAGCTTTGCGCCCCTCCTCTTCATCACGGCTGTTCCAACAGTCGGACGCTGAGCCAGCCAGAAACCGTCGTCCCCTCCGGGCGAGGATTACAGCTCGTCCGACGTGTTTTTACAGTGAGACGTAGcataaaaaaatagatttaaCCCAGCGAAGGGGCCAAATCTGGGGGGATTTCATGGGGCGGGGCTGTGTCTTAACGAGCTCTTTCACTCTGGACAATAATTTATTGAAATATCCCGGTGTTTTGGCCAACCCCATCCTCAGGCACTGCCATCCTGAAGTGAGATAGCCGAGATCTCCACATTGGCACGTCCCTCGGAGCCCAGGCAAGTAGGAATTTGTCCGTATTTATGGCTGTGCTGAAAAAGCCTTTCGTTTGATTAGCGTTAATTAAGCTGTCTCCATCAGATAAAGGATAGGGAGATGGATCGGCTTGCCGATGAGGTCCCAGCTCAGGTTTtatcccctttttcccccctttttgtgcTGAGAAAATTAATGGCATTCTCATTGCCCGGTAATGGGGATGATTTGGCTTTAACCACCCCCTAATTAAGCACAAAGTTGCCAACCTCTTCACTTAATTGCTTTACTAATTTCTTCTCCGTCTTGGCCATCGGTTGGTTTTAGTCTTGGCTCGTACCTGGAGCCAGGTTTGGCTCGGGCCAAGCGTTGGGAAAGCCACGGTgaccccagcccctccccagctAAACCCCTCTGCTCCTGAAGCATCTTTTTGGGGCTGTTTCATCCCCAAAGAGTCccgggatgattttttttttttcctgggaagcGATGCAGGATGTATGCCTCGGCATCCCCCATTGGTAGCAAACCTGTGccgaggaggggagaaggagccagcagTGAATTTTGGGGTGATTTTGATCTCATTGGGGTCAACCAGGAGGCAGAAAGGACCACACGGGtcattaaatctttatttttaattggaaatagGCAGGGTCAGACTTTCTCCTCTGGCTCACGAAGGCATTTTGGATACGAAAGAGTTAAAAACTGTCGCTTCATTTATCAAAAGCCTGTGGTTAATAATTaaaatctctttccctcccccctcGTTAGCTGGGAAGGGCTGGGTCTTGCTTGTGCAAATTACAGCTTTGGCTCTGGAGCAGGAGGATTGGGTGCAAAAATCTAAATTTTGGGTTCCGCTGAGAGAGTGGGATTGAGCTGGGGGGGTTAAGCCTTTTCCTCAATTTATTACCCTAAATTAGGTCTGTGGGGTACGATGCAGCTCCTGAACCATTGCTTATCCCCATGCTGGGACCCCTTAGAAGGATTCAGGGACCTGGCTCTGCCCGGTGCTGGCAAACCTGGCACGATGCTACCGATGTCGGTGCCATCAGGTTTCCCCAGCAtggctaaaataaaaaattaacgcCCTGCAATTAATCTTTCAGGCTTGTTCCGCTTTCCCTCAGCCTGTAGAGGCttggagggggaagaaggatGTTGAGGGGGGGCCTCTTCCCATATTTTATGCTAAGAAATAGGACAATATTCCCTCGTGGATTGattcctgctggagcaggagcccaGCTCAGTGGATAACAACACCGTTAATTTGAGTTGCGGTGCTCTGGTGACGTAGAAATTGGATAAACGGATGCTGGAAATGTCGATCTGGGGGAGATCCCGGAGAGATTGGGAGTCTCCCCAAAACACGGGGCTGCCACAGGAATAAACAGGGAATAGACGCCGCTAAAAACGTTGTGAGATACTAAACCACTCTTTATTTTCCTCTAAAAGTAGCTCTGAAGCCCTAAAGGGCCATAAAGAATGGGAGGCAATGTATTTTTTCATAGCCGGTTCAGAGGGCTCATGCAGCATccgaggaaggaaaaaaaatccccctaaATCTTCCTGGTTGGGGTCATAACGACCACAGGAAGAGGGGACCCATCGTCCCCAGCTGCAGGTTTATTCTCCTGCATCCCTTTTTTGGGAAGAGCATCCTGGGAATCCTGTATCCTCATGGGTACAAACCTCCTCCCAAGAGTTCCCCAGCACTTCATCTTCATCTTCCCTCTTCGTCTTGGCGGCTGTTGGCAAGAGATTAAATGAGATTATTTCAAGAGGGGgattaaaatgggggggggggggggggtgggggtggtgtttctAGGAATAAAAGCCGTGGAGCAGCCACCTGATTTGGAGTGTCGGGGCATGAGAATTGGCACAGAGTGGTCTTGGAACCCTCCTGGGTTAGGCTCTGCTTTGGTTTAAATCCCTAAATCTGGTTATTCCTCACCTCTCCACTGTATTTTAATCCAAATTTGGGTAATTTGGAGGCTTGCAGAAGGAAGAAGAGGGTCTCTCTCCTACCAGGCGCGATGCTCCGTAGCGGGATACAGATGGATTTAATTAATCACCCGCCGATTCGCAGCCCGGGTGAGGGGCTTGCCACTGGAGGAATGTCAGGCGCCGTTTTTGGGGTGGAGAGGCGGATTTATTAATTGCCGATGTCTATTTTCAGCCTGAAGGGGTGACAACGGTGGGTGATGCTGCAGTTTGGGGGGAAATGCTGATGGTTTGTCAGATTAATCCAAAACCCTCGAGTTTTCCAGATAATGCAGGGATTTAGAAATCTGTTCTGAAGATGGGGTTGTTGGTTATTTTTGCCCAGCGGCTCCAGATCTGGGATGGGACAGTGGGATTTCATTTCCGGCTCCTTTCCCAAATCAGGATGGCCTGAGGAGGAACTGGAAAAGCATCATCatcaccttcttcctcctcctgccaccctgcTCCTGCTTGGCAAAGGGTAGAGTCtttagctgattatttttttttgagtatttttAGCTTATTTTGGGTCATTCCTCCCCAGATTCAATGAATAAAAGGGGGTTTTTGGGACACTGTGTCCCTACAGTAACCAGCGCCACCGTGGGAAGAggaattttctttggaaaaaagagttttctttggatttttgGGGGGAATAGAGGGAAGCGTATGTATTCTGCAAATATATCTTTACCCTTGGAGGAGCCGGTGAAGGGGAAGTTGACGCCGGGACCCAAAACTGGGCATTATACCCCAAAAAGCCTCAACCGGGAGCCCCGATCTCATCGCCCAGCTTTGCCCAAGCTCCTTCCCATGGGATGTAGCGGAATTATTGCCGGTGAGACCTGGCATTGACAGCTGGGGATGCTTCTCTGAGGAGATCTGCCTTTGTACCTGCTGCCCGCTCGTTAGGCTGCATTTAATTAAGGCTTTCAGGTATTGATTTAACATCCCCTCCCAACAGATGTGATCTTAGCCGGCTTGCGGTGTAATTAGCGGGGATTAGGTAAGCACCGGACAGGAGAGGAGGCTTGGCCACCGTGCCGGTGTAGGTTAATGCCCAATGCAGACAGATTAAGActtgtctgtccgtctgtccatccCGAATCTGCCAGCAGCGAGCTGCCTCAGGGCTCTGGCTTCGCAAGATCCCGGTGGAGAAACCAAAGCAGGGTTGGCAAACTGGAGACAACCGAGAAGGCTAAGGGACTCAGGAGCTCTTTCAGCAAGCTCTTCCCATACCTCTCAAGTGGATTGAGCTCAAGGAGCAAAATCCTTCCCTGTGCAGGAGAAGGTCAGAttcgagaccacctgaggaacctcaACGGATACAAGTTACTGATCAACCATTTGGAGGCAGGAGTTGAAGGCAAGTTTGCTGGTGATACCCAACTGGGAGATGCTGTTGACTCTCTTAAGGGACAAGAAGCCCTTGTAGAGGGATCTGGATAAATCGGAGCAttgggcaatgcccttaacaacatgctccACTCTTGGTCAGCCCCAAATCAGTCAGgcggttggaccagatgatcgcgtaggtcccttccaactaagTCTGTGGGACCAACTGAGGTCCATCCCTGAGTCCTGAGGGACTTGCCAAACTGCTCTTCCAGGAaggtcatggcagtcaggtgaagtccccagaaGACCAGAGAAAAGGGACTTTCCACTGGTTTTAAGAAGGgtggaactactgacctgtctgcctcccctctgtgcctgggaagatcatgagAAGATCCTTCTCGAAGCTCTGCAAAGGCAcggggaggacagggaggtgattcaaaACAGCCAGCGTGGCTTCACCAAGGCCAAGTCTCATTCAGCCGACCTTCTACAAGAGAGTGACTGGATCAGCGGACAAAGGAATGTGAACggagaacagagaaggacttgaggtTACTGGTAGATGAAAAGCCCAAAAAGCCAACCGGATCCTAGGCTGCAGCAGAAGAAGCGTGGCCAACAAGTTGAGGGAGATAATGCTCCCCCTCTTTTCCGATGAGATCCCACCTGCAGCGCTGTGTCCAGGGGTCTTCAGGACAAGAATGATGTGGATCTGTTGGAGTGGGAGGCCACGGAGATGGTCGGAGGGCTGggacacctctgctatgaggaaaggccGAGAGCTGTGCttggtcagcctggagaaggcgcCTCTTGGCTCTTTAATACTCATGGGGACAGACTTTCTAGTAAGGCCTGTTTCGATAGGGCACGGGGgaatggttttaagctaaaagagaGGAGATTTGGactagatggaaggaagaaatctGTTACGGTAAGAGTGgtgaggttgcccagagaggtgggggttgctccatccctggaaggaTTCCCACCAAAATAATCCCATGGTGTTCACGCTTGCTATACTaaccctctgctcttcccccctCTTCACTATAGGATGGCCCGGGAGATGTGACAGCACCCAGTGTGAGCACTGATGCCAAGGAGAACCATGTGGCAGCAGTGCAGTGAAGCCAAGCGTCACAGGGTTTTGCTCGCTGGAAGCCGGACGGCAGCGATGGAGGCCGTTCCAGCATGGCAGCGGCAATGAAGGGCCCTGTCCCCCTGACTCAGCTCGGCTCTGGCACCGGACCATGAGCTCCCACCGCCCCCCGCGGCACGACGGCACCGATGCTGAGGGTTGCCCAGCGGCATTTTGGGCGCAAAATGGCAGTGTGCCAGCAGTGGGGGGTGAACCCCCTCGCCTGGCCACCACCACACCAGCCGTGCCCAAAATGGGGGTGCGTGCCCGCATTGCTGACTGGCCCCCCAAGAGAGACGCTGTCAAGGACCCCCCTGCTGGCACCAGCCCGTGccgggaggcagcaggcagccggGATGCCGCTTGCTGCCGGGGTTTTGCCAGCGGGCAGCAGCCCCTCACCAGCGTTTCAGGCTTTAAGGCCCTTCACCGCCTGGCACGGCGGCGATCCAAGGACGTGGAATTTCAGGAGGGGTGGCCCTGTTCCCCAGCAAGGGGCTTGGCACCACTGCGGCACCGGAGCAGCAGCGAGGTGACGCTGAGCGAGTGTGACCCGGAGGAGCCAGTGGAGCCACGGGGGACCAAACTGGGGGGAGCCACTGGACTTTTCCGTGAGTATGGTAGCACGTCCTCTATTGACGTGCAGGGCATCTCGGAGCAAAGCTTCTTCGATATGCTCAATGAATTTCGGACCAAGAAGCCGGATCGGCGAGCCACGACGCCCGAGCGTCTTGGGGAAGCTGGTTTTCCTTCAGGATCATATTCCGGGATCAAGACGGAGGGTAGGAATGGGCCCCGGGACGAGCCGTTGGTGCAGTCCAAGGAGAAACCCCGCAGGAGGTGTCCCAAAGGTGATGCTGGAGGAGAATCCATCTTCAAGAAGCTCCGGAGCGGCCGAAATGAGGGGGAGCcggggaaggagccagaggagctgcGGGCACCAGACCCAGGCAAGGGTTGGGTGTGCCAGAAGAGTTTCGCCCACTACGACGTGCAGAGCATGCTCTTTGACCTCAATGCCGTGGCCATCAATCGCGCCGTGGTAGCCCAACGGCGAAACACCACCACAGGCGCCTCAGCCGCTTCAGCCGCCACTGTTCGTGCCAGTGGGTTGGGAGGATCGGATCCGGCATTCGCCAGCACCGAGGACCTTAACTGTAAAGAGAATTTGGAGCATGATGTGGGGGATAACACCAGCAACGAGCTTCTCCTCAGCTGCCCCCATTTCCGCAACGAGATCGGCGGCAGCGGCGAGCGCAATGTCAGCTTCTCCAAAGCCTCGGTGGGTTCCCCAGGGATCCCAACGGTTGAGGGGGGCTTCCCGGAGCCTGCCCTCGATGTACGCCCCACCAACGCTGGCATCTCAGTGCTGGAGGTCCCCAAGGAGCTGCAGAGGAACCCCAATCGGCTCAAGCACTACAGCGTCGAGCACGTGGACCTTGGTGCTCGCTATTACCGGGATCATTTCCATGGCAAAGGTGAGGGGGTGCACACTGGGGGTATTTTGGGGGGTCCACAGCTTCGCCTCATTGCTGCGAGAGCCTGGGGGACACTGATGCTGGCCTTTACGTCCCCTGTAATGATTGGAGGGTGCAACCTGCTCTTAAAGGCCCCCTCAAAATCCTTCCTCAGAAGCAGGGGAGGTTGGAATGTCACTGGGGTACACCCAGCTCCATCCCCACCTCGCCATTACGGGGCTGGGCTGGTAGGAAAGGTCACAGTGATGACTCCTCTGTCCCCCTGCCTCTGGCTCCTGCGTGTCTGCCCCCGCCATGCATCTTCCATCCCTGTTTTTCTCACCAGAGCACTCTAACTACTTCGGGGTAGACGAGAAGCTGGGCCCGGTGGCTGTCAGCATCAAACGGGAGAAGCTGGAAGACCACAAGGACCATGGCCCCCAGTACCAGTACAGGATCATCTTCCGGACCAGTGAGGTACATTGCCGTGGCAGGGGGACACAAAAACCAGTTTGGGAATGGGAAGACGTGCCCATGGGTCTGTTCCTGCAGGGGCCATGCCTGGCCCAGTGGACTTCCCATCAGGACTCGAGGTGCTTCactgtccttttttcccccaccccccttattTTTTCCCAGCTGGTCACTCTGCGCGGTTCCATCCTGGAGGATGCCACCCCTACTGCTACCAAGCACGGGACGGTCCGGGGACTCCCACTGAAGGATGCCCTGGAATACGTCATCCCGGAGCTCAACATCCACTGCTTGCGCCTCGCCATTAACACGCCCAAGGTCACCGAGCAGCTCCTCAAACTGGATGAGCAAGGGGTGAGTGGCAACAGGGACAGAACAGGGGTCCTGTCGGCTCCTtagagggggcagggggggaacgTGGCTGACCCCCCAGCtcttccctgcagctctgccgGAGGCACAAGGTGGGCATCCTCTACTGCAAAGCCGGGCAAAGCTCGGAGGAGGAGATGTACAACAATGAGGATGCAGGACCCGCCTTCGAGGAGTTCCTCTCCCTCCTTGGGGAGAAGGTTTGCCTGAAAGCCTTCAGCAAGTACGCAGCCCAGCTGGACACCAAAAGTGAGTAACACGGGGTCCCATTCATGGTGAAAAGAGGTGGGTGGGACACACAGGGACCCCCACCTACCTGACCacctgcctcccccccgcccctgcagCCGACTCCACTGGCACCCACTCCCTCTACACCACGTACCAGGACTACGAAATCATGTTCCACGTCTCCACTATGCTCCCCTACACCCCCAACAACCGGCAGCAGGTAACTACCCCATTCCCAGACTGGTTTTTGCCCCACCACTGCAGATTTGGGGCTCTCCATCCCCAGATCATGCACAGGCATGGTGGTTTGGGGACTGTCTGTCCGTCTGGGGCTCAACCATCATTTGTATTATTGTTCTagctgctgaggaagaggcaCATAGGGAACGACATCGTCACCATCATCTTCCAAGAACCTGGAGCTTTACCTTTCACCCCCCAAAATATCCGTTCCCACTTCCAGCATGTCTTTATAATCGTCCGAGCCCACAACCCCTGCACCGACAACGTCTGTTATAGGTGAGCCCCCATACACCCCCTGCCACAGCCGAACCGTGTCCAAGGGGCTCTGGATTCAGGGCCTGCCTACAGCTGGAGCAAGGGGCTGTTTGCCTCATGTGAGGGTTGGTATGGAGATTTATCCCATGCTTCCGGCTTCTTTAAAACAACTGGAGCATCGGAATAGGGGTGAAGGCAGTCAAATCCCGTTGACGGCCAGTCCCTGTGGCTCAGTGTTTGGTTAATATCATTATCAGTGATCTGGAGGAGGGGATCGAGCCTACCTTGGGTTTGCCAAGTTGGGAGGAAGCATTGGATCTGCTTGAGGACGGGGCAGGAAGGCTCTAAAGAAGGATACGGACAGACTAGATCGATGGGCTGAGGAaattcaacaaggctgagtgccgggtcctgtgCTTGCGTCACAAGAACCCCAGGCTGGAAAAGGATTGGCTGAAGATGGGCCGGCAGTGCGGccaggtggccaacagcatcctggcgtGTATCGggaatagcgtggccagcaggactagggaaagGATTGTCCCCCTGTGCTCGGCACCTCAACTGCCATGGTGGCTTCTGGGCCCCAAGAGagattgaggtgctggagcatagccagagaagggcaacagagcCGGTAAAGGGTCTGCAGAATGAGTCCTGTGAGGGCACTGCACTGGGGGAGATTTAAATTGAATATTAGGAATGATTCCTTCACGGAAAGGGTTGTTgaccactggaacaggctgcccagggaagtggtggagtcaccatccctggagggatttaaaagatgtgtagatgtggcgcttggGGACATGATTTcatggtgggcttggcagtgtgtGGTTAAAGCTTCGACTTGatgatggtcttaaaggtctttccaaCATAAGTGATTCCGCAATTCTATAATTCTGTCAAAGCCAAGTGACCCTAACCAGTTCTCCTTTCCATCCCCCAAGCGTGGCCGTCACCAGGTCCAAAGATGTCCCACCCTTCGGACCCCCCATCCCCAACGGCATCACGTTCCGCAAATCTGACGTCTTCCGAGATTTCTTGCTGGCCAAGGTGATCAACGCGGAGAACGCTGCTCACAAATCGGACAAATTTCACACCATGGCTACTCGAACCCGGCAGGAATACCTGAAGGATCTGGCTGAAAACTGTGTCACCAATACTCCTATCGATTCCGCTGGGAAGTTCAACCTCATCTCACTGGCTtccaagaagaaggaaaagacaaaggCCCGAGCCGGGGCCGAGCAACACAGTGCAGGGGCCATTGCCTGGCGTGTTTCCGCTCAGGATTTTGCCCGGGGAGTGGAGATTGCTTGCGCCTTGGGTATTTCCAATGAATTCGTGGTCTTGCTTGACCTCAGCGCCAAGGAGGTGGTCTTCAACTGTTTCTGCGGGGACGTCATTGGCTGGACTGCCGACGCTTCCACTGTCAAGATCTTCTATGGCCGAGGAGATCACATCTTCATCCGGGCGGCCGAGGGTGGCCCC harbors:
- the SIPA1L3 gene encoding signal-induced proliferation-associated 1-like protein 3 isoform X2, giving the protein MSSHRPPRHDGTDAEGCPAAFWAQNGSVPAVGGEPPRLATTTPAVPKMGVRARIADWPPKRDAVKDPPAGTSPCREAAGSRDAACCRGFASGQQPLTSVSGFKALHRLARRRSKDVEFQEGWPCSPARGLAPLRHRSSSEVTLSECDPEEPVEPRGTKLGGATGLFREYGSTSSIDVQGISEQSFFDMLNEFRTKKPDRRATTPERLGEAGFPSGSYSGIKTEGRNGPRDEPLVQSKEKPRRRCPKGDAGGESIFKKLRSGRNEGEPGKEPEELRAPDPGKGWVCQKSFAHYDVQSMLFDLNAVAINRAVVAQRRNTTTGASAASAATVRASGLGGSDPAFASTEDLNCKENLEHDVGDNTSNELLLSCPHFRNEIGGSGERNVSFSKASVGSPGIPTVEGGFPEPALDVRPTNAGISVLEVPKELQRNPNRLKHYSVEHVDLGARYYRDHFHGKEHSNYFGVDEKLGPVAVSIKREKLEDHKDHGPQYQYRIIFRTSELVTLRGSILEDATPTATKHGTVRGLPLKDALEYVIPELNIHCLRLAINTPKVTEQLLKLDEQGLCRRHKVGILYCKAGQSSEEEMYNNEDAGPAFEEFLSLLGEKVCLKAFSKYAAQLDTKTDSTGTHSLYTTYQDYEIMFHVSTMLPYTPNNRQQLLRKRHIGNDIVTIIFQEPGALPFTPQNIRSHFQHVFIIVRAHNPCTDNVCYSVAVTRSKDVPPFGPPIPNGITFRKSDVFRDFLLAKVINAENAAHKSDKFHTMATRTRQEYLKDLAENCVTNTPIDSAGKFNLISLASKKKEKTKARAGAEQHSAGAIAWRVSAQDFARGVEIACALGISNEFVVLLDLSAKEVVFNCFCGDVIGWTADASTVKIFYGRGDHIFIRAAEGGPEDIKEIVQRLKVMTDGCETVDMTLRRNGLGQLGFHVKYDGTVAEVEDYGFAWQAGLRQGSRLVEICKVAVVTLTHDQMIDLLRTSVTVKVVIIPPHEDGAPRRGWAETLEISNTEPKGETESLPSGYRPPYRSNAGWQWSGPASHNTALASKWAEPLALGHGQAISRSAKQPTVPYREPQPLHSKRPVSFPETPHPTSSSPAGTERAQPYRQPSGSFSAPGSAGTAYARYKPSPERYVASQRPPLPFEPHTGHDGPSSGDSSSGGLSSHESTMERHKPEPLWHVPAQSRLPGSSGSKRSGRQEPTGKDSPNRHSKGDTQYSSHSSSNTLSSNASSNHSDDRWFDVPDPIETEPDPLSKGGSSDSGIDTTLYACSPAGGGSGGAGPKPPRPASQRDKVPKTPSASYTGLQDDGVHPGDKKREPSPTVSTGSQGKSYRHKVGTPGASGTPGSSPDPFKQPSSSNPRLGYPGYKTPSAETPRPPHTSQLSASVPKSFFSKQTVRNKHATGWKRADDAQDPKKQVDANTKNVFGQPRLRASLRDLRSPRKSYKSTIEDDLKKLIIMDSAAPEPERAGSPQKGLQRTLSDESLCGGRRDVGYATGATAAASLDTDVLFTSAYPSSTLPSRRQHPPTANGSLPEKKSAISASELSLAETRDKPPLRRIDPGMMPLPDTAAGLEWSSLVNAAKAYEVQRAVSLFSLTDSALSPDPPVPPERQPTPRGGPPLSQPPPLDLPGKVSQLEAMLKQLHSDLQKEKQDKVVLQAEVANLRQNNRRLQEESHSAARQLRRFARIFSGAVEKEEL